The Candidatus Auribacterota bacterium genomic interval GTAACGTTATTAAATATCTTTCTGCGTCTGATGATTGATTGTGTAAGCACGCGCTGCAGGTTGTCCCGGGTCCGCTGGATCCCTGCTTTCGCAGGGATGACAAGCGCGCTGAATGCCGGCTAACATGTGTACTATCTCTTATTCCTAAATTGTTCCCAGAGCCGGCGGAAGCGGCTCTCGTAGATCATCTCGAAGAGCGCGAGCTTGTCGGGGAACAGCTCATGGCACTTATCCCTCACCCTGCTCTGGGCGATCTCGACGTCCACGTCGGGGAAGCGCTCATCGAGAATCATGCGGCAGACCTCGTCAGCCATCCTCCTCAACTCCTCGGCCTTTCGGGCGTCATCGGCGCTCGCGAGAATCCGTTCGACGCTCCGGAACAGTTCCACGTGAGACTCGTCGATGACCGCGCCGCAGCCGCACGTCACCGTCCTCCCGAATTGGAAGATCGTGATATCGTACTGGCGCCCGCAGCGGGGGCAGGTCACTGCCATACGTAATTCAATTATCTATTGTCAGGTTTGAGCCGTTTGAATCGTTCGAACTGTTTGAGCAGTTTCAATGGCTTAAATCTCTTTAATAAAGGGCATAACTCACAGCGCGATGTCTTGCGGCAGAACTCCTTGCCCGCCCGCACGATCAGCGCGTGGAATTCGTTGTACAGCCTCACGCTCTTTGGAATGCTTCCGGCGATGAAGCGTTGCACCTCATGGTATGAGGCATCCTCCGGAACGAGATTGTGCCGGCTGAATATCCGCGCGGTGTATGCGTCCACGACGAAGACCCGCCTGCCGAAGGCGTAGAGCAAGATGCTGTCCGCCGTCTCCGGCCCGATGCCGTGCACCGCGAGGAGCTTCCGGCGGAGTGCGGGGGTCCGCTCACGGGCCATGCGGCGCAGGCTTCCGCCGTACTCGTCGCGGAGAAAGTCCATGAACGCCTTGAGCTTGATGGCCTTCTGATTGAAATACCCCGAGGGCCTGACCAGCCGTGCGAGCGTCCGCCGGGGAGCGCCCGCCAGTCCCTTCACCGAAAGGAGGCGGGCTTTCTTGAGGTTTCTGATGGCCCGTTCGACGTTGCCCCACGCGGTGTTCTGTGTCAGGATAGCCCCCACGATGACCTCGATCGGGGTCTCGCCCGGCCACCAGTGCTGTGGGCCGAATATCCTGAAGAGTTCACGGTACATCTGCAGCATCACGTTCTTGTTTTTTGTCACAGATCGTACCCGAGCTTCTTGAGCCGGAGCTCGTCCTTCTTCCAATCCTTGATGACCTTCACCCTGAGGTCCAGGAATATTTTTTTGCCGAGAAACTCCTCGATATCCCTACGCGCCGCGCTGCCGATCCGCTTGATCATGCTCCCGCCCTTGCCGACCAGGATGCCCTTCTGCGATTCCCGCTCGGCGATGATCGTGGCGCGAACGACGACGATGCCGTCATCCCGTTCCTCCATACCCTCCATCCTCACCGCGGTGCCGTAGGGGATCTCCTGGTGGGTGAAGCTAAAAACCTTTTCCCTGATCATCTCGCCCACCGCGAAGCGCGTCGGCTGGTCGGAGAGGAGGTCGTCGGGGAAGATCTTCTCGCCCTCGGGCAACTGCTCGAGCGTCTTCGCCAGGAGGAGCTCCACGTTCTCTCCGCCAAGGGCCGAGATGGGAATGATCTCTTTAAAGGGCAGGAGCTGCCGGTAGGAATCGATCACGGGGAGAATCTCCTGCCGAGGCACCGTATCCACCTTGTTGATGAGGAGGAACACGGGAGCCTTGCAGTCGCGGAGGAGGGCGATCGCCTCACGGTCCTCATCACTAACGCGCGCGGGTTCCACCATCAAGTACACGAGGTCGGCCTCTCCGAACGAGCGCCTTGCGCCACGCACCATATACCTCCCGAGAAAGTCGCGCGGGGTGTGGAGGCCGGGGGTGTCTATGAACACAATCTGCGCGTCGGCCGTCGTCAGAATTCCGCGTATCGGGTCGCGCGTCGTCTGGGGCTTGGGGGTGACGATGGCAAGTTTCTGCCCCACGAGCCGGTTGAGCAGTGTCGACTTGCCGGTGTTGGGTCTCCCGATGATGGCGACGAAGCCGAATTTCATCTCTTTAAAACCTTAACCGAGGATTTCGCAGATAATCACGATTGTTTCTGCCACGTATTTGCACGGATGCTCACGGATGAAAATACTGTACGCATTAAGAACTTATTATCTGTGATAATCCGTGTCAATCCGTGGCTAAAATTGAATCTGTAGTTTCCTATTTATTGCTGGTGCGCCGTGCGACGTATCTTTCGATCTGCTGGCAGATACCGTGGAGCGCGCGGAGCTCATCGTCGGCAATGCCGCTCCTCCCGAAGATACGCATGAGCGTTCTCATGACGCTCGTGAGCACCTTCCTGCTGCCCTGGTCGCCGTAGCCGATGGAGGCGAGCGCCTTCTCCAGGCGCGCATAGAGTTTCCAGAGCTCGGCCTGTGGGACGAGCGCGGGGGGAGTAGTTGCCTGATCAGAGAGTGCATGCCCGAAGAGTTCGTAGCAGACCACCATCACTGTCTGGGCCACGTTGAGGGAGGGCATACCCCGTGAGGTGGGTATGCTGAGGGCAAGCTGGCAGTGCGCGAGCTCGTCATTGCTCAGCCCCTTATCCTCACGGCCAAAGAGTATCGCGACCTGATTGCGCGTTGTCGCAGCGGCAATCTTCGGTATCGCCGTGCGCAGGGGGATGATCGGCCGCCTGCTCCGCCCCCTTCGCCGCGTGGTCCCGACCACAAAGCCGCAGTCTCTCAAGGCCTCGCTCATGGTTCTACAGACGCGCGCGTTCCGCACTAGCTCTTCGGCGCCCCAGGCCAGGTTGTACACTTCGGGAGTATCGTAAGGGACGGGATTCACCAGAACGAGGCGGCTCACTCCCATATTCTTCATCGCGCGAGCAGCCGAGCCGATGTTGCCGGGATTGCGGATCCCGACAAGGACGATGGAGATGTTGTCCAGCAACGCTTTCATTGTATCTCAGCCGTGGATCATCGCGGATAAAAACCACAATTGGAACAGGATCCACGCAGATGAACGCAGATAAAACTGATTGCACCCTCACCCTCCTGTCTCCCTTCGGGGGGAGAGGGATGGGGTGAGGGGGTATTATAACACTGCCCCATCTGTGTGTATCCTGTTTCAAAAAATGCTTTGTATAAAAAGCCCACCGAAGAACCGGTGTTCGCGATAGGCTGGAGGGTGCGGGAGCCCATCAGCCCTTCTTGGATGTCACCGCGAAGAATGAGGCCGGTTGCTGCCTCACCTTCC includes:
- a CDS encoding endonuclease III domain-containing protein codes for the protein MTKNKNVMLQMYRELFRIFGPQHWWPGETPIEVIVGAILTQNTAWGNVERAIRNLKKARLLSVKGLAGAPRRTLARLVRPSGYFNQKAIKLKAFMDFLRDEYGGSLRRMARERTPALRRKLLAVHGIGPETADSILLYAFGRRVFVVDAYTARIFSRHNLVPEDASYHEVQRFIAGSIPKSVRLYNEFHALIVRAGKEFCRKTSRCELCPLLKRFKPLKLLKQFERFKRLKPDNR
- a CDS encoding RNA methyltransferase, with translation MKALLDNISIVLVGIRNPGNIGSAARAMKNMGVSRLVLVNPVPYDTPEVYNLAWGAEELVRNARVCRTMSEALRDCGFVVGTTRRRGRSRRPIIPLRTAIPKIAAATTRNQVAILFGREDKGLSNDELAHCQLALSIPTSRGMPSLNVAQTVMVVCYELFGHALSDQATTPPALVPQAELWKLYARLEKALASIGYGDQGSRKVLTSVMRTLMRIFGRSGIADDELRALHGICQQIERYVARRTSNK
- the era gene encoding GTPase Era, with translation MKFGFVAIIGRPNTGKSTLLNRLVGQKLAIVTPKPQTTRDPIRGILTTADAQIVFIDTPGLHTPRDFLGRYMVRGARRSFGEADLVYLMVEPARVSDEDREAIALLRDCKAPVFLLINKVDTVPRQEILPVIDSYRQLLPFKEIIPISALGGENVELLLAKTLEQLPEGEKIFPDDLLSDQPTRFAVGEMIREKVFSFTHQEIPYGTAVRMEGMEERDDGIVVVRATIIAERESQKGILVGKGGSMIKRIGSAARRDIEEFLGKKIFLDLRVKVIKDWKKDELRLKKLGYDL